A single window of Cytobacillus dafuensis DNA harbors:
- a CDS encoding metal-sensitive transcriptional regulator, whose protein sequence is MEYNDQMKNRVKRIEGQLRGILRMMEEENDCKDVITQLSAARSAIDRTIGVIVSSNLVECVKHAEENGEKNTEELVKEAVNLLVKSR, encoded by the coding sequence ATGGAATACAATGATCAAATGAAAAATAGGGTAAAGCGCATAGAAGGACAGCTGCGCGGAATTTTAAGAATGATGGAAGAAGAAAATGATTGTAAAGATGTGATTACACAGTTATCTGCTGCTAGATCTGCGATTGACCGTACAATCGGTGTGATCGTTAGTTCAAATTTAGTAGAATGTGTGAAGCATGCGGAAGAAAATGGAGAAAAGAATACAGAGGAATTAGTAAAAGAAGCAGTAAACTTG
- a CDS encoding rhodanese-like domain-containing protein, which yields MLYFIIMLLAIITGTFFLRYFPVGNVKCKDLYNINKDSLTILDVRDYNLSYNDPIQGAKNIPVAYLKRNYAEIPSLSVHIIAADHLEKNISIRFLRKRGFKITGYTLTGCKCKEKLSTVY from the coding sequence ATGCTATATTTTATCATCATGCTGCTTGCAATTATCACTGGAACCTTTTTTTTAAGATACTTTCCTGTTGGGAATGTTAAATGTAAAGATTTATATAACATTAATAAAGATTCACTAACGATTCTAGACGTAAGAGATTATAATTTATCATATAACGATCCCATACAAGGTGCTAAGAATATACCCGTAGCCTATTTAAAAAGGAATTACGCTGAGATTCCAAGTTTATCCGTCCATATTATAGCTGCTGATCATTTAGAAAAGAATATTAGCATTCGGTTCTTAAGAAAAAGAGGCTTTAAGATCACAGGGTATACTTTAACTGGTTGTAAATGTAAGGAAAAATTAAGTACAGTGTACTAG
- a CDS encoding CoA-disulfide reductase gives MTKKVIIVGGVAGGATAAAKLRRNNEEIEIILVERGEHISFANCGLPYYIGETIKDRSKLLVQTVKGMSERFNLDIRNLSEVLSIDPENKKVTIKNLKTDVVYEEAYDKLLLSPGARPIVPPIPGLEEAEAIFTLRNIPDTDKIKNYVDQQNPKKAIVIGGGFIGIEMAENLVDRGIAVTLIEMANQIMAPIDFEMASILHTHLKEKGVQLVLENGVQFFADNGKTVILSDGTNIETDMTILSIGVRPENELAKAAGLHLGERGGIIVNEYLQTSNPDIYAVGDAVEVVDFISGSKAMIPLAGPANRQGRIAANNIMGKQEKYQGTLGTSIAKVFDLTVAATGNNEKTLNRLGVPYEVVHIHPSSHAGYYPGASSIALKLIFDKGTGRIFGAQAVGMDGVDKRIDVIATAIKGGLTVEDLTHLELSYAPPYSSAKDPVNMAGYVATNIMEGELEHVQWHEIDDIIASGGLLIDVREPMEREFGFIEGSMNISLNELRNRLEELPKDQTIYVSCQVGLRGYLASRILKHNGFSVKNVDGGWKTYSSVFGSNINKGVETTTNDLGETVVKNTNEIKVDSILDVTGLTCPMPIVKLKKGIEQLESDQILELHATDKGSLNDLPAWANNAGHTILKTEQEGPLIKFWVKKK, from the coding sequence ATGACTAAGAAAGTAATCATTGTTGGTGGAGTTGCAGGTGGGGCTACTGCTGCAGCGAAATTAAGAAGAAATAATGAAGAGATAGAAATAATACTAGTAGAACGTGGAGAGCATATTTCATTTGCAAATTGTGGACTGCCTTATTATATTGGGGAGACGATCAAGGATCGAAGCAAATTATTAGTTCAAACTGTAAAAGGAATGTCAGAGCGTTTTAATTTGGATATCCGTAATTTAAGTGAAGTTTTGAGCATAGATCCTGAAAATAAAAAAGTAACGATCAAAAATTTAAAAACCGATGTGGTATATGAAGAAGCGTATGACAAATTATTATTGTCTCCAGGAGCAAGACCAATTGTACCGCCAATCCCTGGTTTGGAAGAAGCTGAAGCTATTTTTACATTAAGAAATATTCCAGATACAGATAAAATCAAAAACTATGTCGATCAGCAAAATCCAAAAAAAGCTATTGTGATTGGTGGGGGATTTATCGGAATTGAAATGGCTGAGAACCTGGTTGATAGAGGGATTGCAGTGACCCTCATCGAAATGGCTAATCAAATAATGGCTCCGATTGATTTTGAAATGGCTAGCATTCTCCACACTCATTTAAAAGAAAAGGGAGTCCAGCTAGTATTAGAAAACGGTGTTCAATTCTTTGCTGATAATGGGAAGACAGTGATTTTATCAGATGGAACAAATATCGAGACTGATATGACCATCCTTTCAATTGGGGTAAGACCTGAAAATGAATTAGCGAAAGCAGCTGGCCTTCACTTAGGAGAGCGCGGAGGAATTATTGTTAATGAATACCTTCAAACTTCGAATCCTGATATTTACGCAGTTGGGGATGCTGTGGAAGTGGTCGATTTTATAAGCGGATCGAAAGCAATGATTCCACTTGCTGGCCCAGCTAATCGACAAGGGAGAATCGCTGCGAATAATATAATGGGAAAACAGGAGAAATATCAAGGGACCCTTGGTACATCCATTGCAAAGGTGTTTGATTTAACCGTAGCTGCTACAGGCAATAATGAAAAAACATTAAACCGATTAGGTGTGCCATATGAGGTTGTTCATATTCATCCAAGCTCACATGCAGGCTACTATCCAGGTGCGTCTTCCATTGCATTAAAACTAATCTTTGACAAAGGAACAGGAAGAATTTTCGGTGCACAGGCAGTTGGAATGGATGGCGTTGATAAGCGAATAGATGTCATTGCAACAGCCATTAAAGGCGGGTTAACAGTAGAAGATTTAACTCATTTAGAATTATCATATGCACCTCCATATTCATCAGCAAAAGATCCTGTAAATATGGCAGGATATGTTGCAACAAACATTATGGAAGGTGAATTGGAGCATGTCCAGTGGCATGAAATTGATGATATTATTGCCAGCGGTGGTCTATTAATTGATGTTCGCGAACCGATGGAAAGAGAATTCGGGTTTATTGAAGGATCCATGAATATCTCACTAAATGAGCTAAGAAATCGATTAGAGGAACTTCCGAAAGATCAGACTATATATGTCAGTTGTCAGGTTGGTTTAAGAGGTTATTTAGCGAGCCGTATATTAAAGCATAATGGATTTAGTGTTAAAAATGTGGATGGCGGCTGGAAAACCTATTCTTCTGTTTTCGGAAGCAATATAAATAAAGGCGTTGAAACAACAACAAATGACCTAGGAGAAACAGTTGTCAAAAATACAAATGAAATAAAAGTAGATTCAATCCTTGATGTAACAGGATTAACTTGCCCAATGCCGATTGTTAAGCTCAAAAAGGGCATCGAGCAGTTAGAAAGCGATCAAATATTAGAGCTCCATGCAACGGATAAAGGTTCACTAAATGATCTTCCAGCATGGGCCAATAATGCCGGTCACACCATCTTAAAAACGGAACAAGAGGGACCTCTTATTAAATTTTGGGTAAAAAAGAAATAA